From the Ictalurus furcatus strain D&B chromosome 19, Billie_1.0, whole genome shotgun sequence genome, one window contains:
- the pou3f2a gene encoding POU domain, class 3, transcription factor 2a, with amino-acid sequence MATAASNHYRLLTSSASEAGSMQQAPAYRDAPSLLHSDYTTLQSAANPLGHAHQWLAALSHGDGSPWSEQDIKPALHGDADELQHSPSLQPQQQQQQQQQQQQQQSRATHLVHEGAHHQDHHWRASTTAHMASMTSSNGPSMIYSQPGYGGEQGMHHHANTLSEAHEDEPSPRISEHGHAPSLRPGQHEHSDEDVPTSDDLEHFAKQFKQRRIKLGFTQADVGLALGTLYGNVFSQTTICRFEALQLSFKNMCKLKPLLNKWLEEADSTSGSPTSLDKIAAQGRKRKKRTSIEVGVKGALESHFLKCPKPGAAEINALADSLQLDKEVVRVWFCNRRQKEKRMTPQCAPLTDNKDVYGDTPPHHGDRTPVP; translated from the coding sequence ATGGCGACCGCGGCGTCCAACCACTACCGCCTCCTGACGTCGAGCGCGTCCGAAGCGGGAAGCATGCAGCAGGCGCCAGCTTACAGGGACGCGCCGAGCCTGCTGCACAGCGACTACACGACGCTCCAGAGCGCCGCCAACCCGCTCGGCCACGCGCACCAGTGGCTCGCGGCGCTCTCGCACGGCGACGGCTCTCCGTGGTCCGAGCAGGACATCAAGCCCGCGCTGCACGGCGACGCCGACGAGCTCCAGCACTCTCCGAGTCTGCAGccgcagcagcagcaacagcaacagcagcagcagcagcagcaacagtcGCGAGCGACTCATTTGGTGCACGAGGGCGCGCATCACCAGGATCATCACTGGAGGGCGAGCACAACGGCGCACATGGCCAGCATGACGAGTTCAAACGGACCGAGCATGATCTACTCGCAGCCGGGATACGGAGGCGAGCAGGGCATGCACCACCACGCAAATACCCTGAGCGAGGCGCACGAGGACGAACCGAGCCCGCGCATCAGCGAGCACGGCCACGCGCCGAGCCTCCGCCCGGGCCAGCACGAGCACTCGGACGAAGACGTGCCCACATCCGACGACCTGGAGCACTTCGCCAAGCAGTTCAAGCAGCGGCGCATCAAGCTCGGTTTCACGCAGGCCGACGTGGGCTTGGCGCTCGGCACGCTTTACGGCAACGTGTTCTCGCAGACCACGATTTGTAGATTCGAGGCGCTGCAGCTCAGCTTCAAGAACATGTGCAAGCTCAAGCCGCTGCTGAACAAGTGGCTCGAGGAGGCCGACTCCACTTCGGGCAGCCCCACGAGCCTGGACAAAATCGCCGCGCAGGGCAGGAAGAGGAAAAAGCGCACCTCCATCGAAGTGGGCGTCAAGGGCGCACTGGAGAGCCATTTCCTAAAGTGCCCTAAACCCGGTGCGGCTGAGATTAACGCTCTGGCGGACAGTCTGCAGCTGGACAAGGAGGTCGTGCGGGTCTGGTTCTGCAACAGGCGGCAAAAAGAGAAGCGGATGACGCCTCAGTGCGCTCCGTTAACCGACAACAAGGACGTGTACGGGGACACGCCGCCGCACCACGGCGATCGGACACCAGTTCCGTGA